CCCTCCACACCGGCCTGGACGTGCATCAGCTCGCGGCCGGAGGCGTCGAAGGCCGCGCGCAGCTCGTGCGGACCGCCGATGCGGGTCACGTTGACCCAGCCGCCACCGTGGAACGGCTTCATGTACATCGGGTAGCCGACGGCCTCCCCCACGCGTTCGAGGTCGAAGATGCGGTTGTAGCGGCGCGCGGTCGGCGCGAAGCGCTCGTTGTCCGGCGGCACCTTGTGCGGCAGCAGCCATGTCTCCGGCACGTTGAAGCCCATGCGGATCGCCGCACAGAAGGCCGCGTGCTTCTCCATGCTCTGGAACGTGAAGGGGTCGTTGGGCAGGTACACCTCGTCCATGAGCGCGACCTTCTTCAGCCACTCACGCGGGTGGTAGTACCAGTAGGCGAGACGTTCGACGACGAATGAGTAGCGCGCCGGCTGGCGCAGACTGAACGGCTCGATCGTGATGCGCTCGGTGTCGAACGTGTGGGTGTCCCCGTCGTAGCGGATGCGCAGGTCGAGGCGCCGTATGAACTGTTCGAACGCGGTCGGCCAGTCGTCCTCCGTCCCGAGCAGCATGCCGATGAGGTGGGTTGTCATGTCGTGCTCCCTGGGGTCGCCGATGTCACGTCAGACCAGACGGGGCAGGTGGTGGGCGATCTGGGCCCGCCAGCTGGGCCAGTCGTGTGGCACGTCGTGGCCCCACAGATCGATCTCGAACGAGATCTCCTTCGAGGCGAGCACCTCGGCGAAGCGCCTGGTTGACTCGAGCGCACCGGTGGTGTCCTCCCACTGGCCCTGACCGCAGATCAGCAGCAGCCGGACGCGGCTGCGGAGCCACTCGAGATGATCGCCGTGCACGTTGGCGACGTACTCCATCGGGTTGTTGAAGTAAGTCGCGTCACCGCGGTGGCCCCAACCTGTGCCAGAGATGTCGTAGTTGCCGCTCTGGCAGATGGCCAGCGGGAACAGGTCAGCCCGCTTGAGCGCGAAGTTGGCGGCGTGGTACGCGCCCATGCTCGCCCCGGTCGTGATGATGTCCTGCGCGCCACCGCAGTCGGCGTGGATCCACGAGGCGACCTCGGTGGTGATCCAGTCCTCGTAGCGGCCGTGGCGCAGCGCCCGTTCCTCGGTCTCGATCGAGCGGTCCGACCAGCTCTCGCCGTCATAGCTGTCGACGCAGTAGACCTTGACCCGGCCGTCATTGATCAGCCATGAGATCGCCTCGATCATCCCGCGGTCCTCGTAATCCCAGCAGTTGCCCCCTTCGGAGGGGAACACCAGCAGCGGCCGGCCGTA
The nucleotide sequence above comes from Euzebyales bacterium. Encoded proteins:
- a CDS encoding alpha/beta hydrolase-fold protein → MRREHAYLPSRSIGAAGGLIAYGHYGRPLLVFPSEGGNCWDYEDRGMIEAISWLINDGRVKVYCVDSYDGESWSDRSIETEERALRHGRYEDWITTEVASWIHADCGGAQDIITTGASMGAYHAANFALKRADLFPLAICQSGNYDISGTGWGHRGDATYFNNPMEYVANVHGDHLEWLRSRVRLLLICGQGQWEDTTGALESTRRFAEVLASKEISFEIDLWGHDVPHDWPSWRAQIAHHLPRLV